A single Trypanosoma brucei gambiense DAL972 chromosome 9, complete sequence DNA region contains:
- a CDS encoding 40S ribosomal protein S6, putative, translating into MKLNIAYPRNGTVKQFEVADEVLRRVNLGDYRLGNEVEGAIFGEPFKGYTFKLQGGSDKEGFPMVQGVMAPSRVSLLVKRGAVGFNTFRGYQGERRRKSLRGCILASDIAVLNVIVVRVGEQPIEGVTDVSVPRRLGPKRANKIRKLFNLGRTDDVRKYVIRRKVTKEGKKDRFKAPKIQRLITSTIRARRAKKVRVAIEKVRKSAAERREYLRLVGARRRAARQRKAARHHSTRVNAQKKEVAAFKARK; encoded by the coding sequence ATGAAGCTTAACATCGCTTACCCACGCAACGGTACTGTGAAGCAGTTTGAGGTGGCCGATGAGGTCCTCCGCCGCGTAAATCTTGGGGACTACCGCCTTGGCAACGAGGTGGAGGGCGCCATCTTTGGCGAACCCTTCAAGGGTTATACCTTCAAACTGCAGGGCGGATCTGACAAGGAGGGTTTTCCCATGGTGCAAGGTGTTATGGCCCCAAGTCGTGTCTCTCTCCTTGTGAAGCGTGGTGCTGTTGGCTTCAACACTTTCCGTGGTTATCAGGGTGAGCGTCGCCGTAAGTCCCTTAGAGGATGCATCCTCGCCTCCGATATTGCCGTGCTGAACGTTATTGTCGTACGTGTTGGAGAGCAGCCAATTGAAGGTGTGACGGATGTTTCCGTGCCGCGTCGCCTCGGTCCGAAGCGGGCAAACAAAATCCGTAAGCTCTTTAACCTCGGTCGCACGGATGACGTACGCAAGTATGTGATTCGCCGCAAGGTGACAAAAGAGGGCAAGAAGGACCGCTTCAAGGCACCCAAGATCCAACGCCTCATCACCTCCACGATTAGGGCGCGCCGTGCTAAAAAGGTGCGTGTCGCCATTGAGAAGGTGCGCAAGTCGGCAGCTGAGCGTCGTGAGTACCTCCGTCTCGTTGGTGCTCGCCGCCGTGCCGCCCGCCAGCGTAAAGCGGCACGTCATCACTCGACGAGAGTAAATGCTCAGAAAAAGGAGGTTGCCGCCTTCAAGGCACGGAAATGA